The Stenotrophomonas rhizophila genome has a window encoding:
- a CDS encoding MFS transporter, protein MAAGAGFSVASIYYSQPMLGVIASGLGSDAQSTGMVPTLTQLGYALGILLLAPLGDRVDRRQLILLKSLVLAAALAGAALSGSLPTLLLASLLIGLMATVAQDVVPSAAMLAPEAERGAVVGKVMTGLLLGILLSRVASGLVAEALGWRAMFGIAAGSVVVMALVLARELPHLAPTTSLRYPALLRSLAHLWRGQPQLRRAVFAQGLLAVGFSAFWSTLAVMLHDRYQLGSAVAGAFGIAGAAGALAAPLAGRWADRLGSHAVARIAIGMALLGFAMLLLDAWLPRVAIVPLLAISAVVFDFGFQAALVSHQTLVYGLAPEARSRLNALLFTGVFLGMAAGGALGAVVLAHFGWPGVATLATVSAGAALLVRMR, encoded by the coding sequence ATGGCGGCCGGGGCCGGGTTTTCGGTGGCCTCGATCTACTACAGCCAGCCCATGCTGGGCGTCATCGCCAGCGGGCTGGGCAGCGACGCGCAGTCCACGGGCATGGTCCCGACCCTGACCCAGCTGGGCTACGCGTTGGGCATCCTGCTGCTGGCGCCGCTGGGCGACCGCGTCGACCGCCGGCAGCTGATCCTGCTCAAGTCGCTGGTGCTGGCCGCCGCGCTGGCCGGCGCCGCGCTGTCGGGCAGCCTGCCGACGCTGCTGCTGGCCAGCCTGCTGATCGGGTTGATGGCTACCGTGGCCCAGGACGTGGTGCCCTCGGCGGCGATGCTGGCGCCGGAAGCCGAACGCGGTGCGGTGGTGGGCAAGGTGATGACCGGGCTGCTGCTGGGCATCCTGCTGTCGCGCGTGGCCAGCGGGCTGGTCGCCGAGGCACTGGGCTGGCGGGCGATGTTCGGTATTGCCGCCGGCTCGGTGGTGGTGATGGCGCTGGTACTGGCGCGCGAGCTGCCGCACCTGGCACCGACCACGTCGTTGCGGTATCCGGCGTTGCTGCGTTCGCTGGCCCACCTGTGGCGTGGACAGCCGCAGCTGCGCCGTGCGGTGTTCGCGCAGGGGCTGCTGGCGGTGGGCTTCAGTGCGTTCTGGTCGACGTTGGCGGTCATGCTGCACGACCGCTACCAGCTGGGCAGTGCGGTGGCCGGTGCCTTCGGCATTGCCGGTGCAGCGGGTGCGCTGGCGGCGCCGCTGGCCGGGCGCTGGGCCGACCGGCTGGGCAGCCACGCGGTGGCGCGCATCGCCATCGGGATGGCGCTGCTGGGCTTTGCGATGCTGCTGCTGGATGCGTGGTTGCCGCGGGTGGCGATCGTGCCGTTGCTGGCCATCAGTGCGGTGGTGTTCGACTTTGGCTTCCAGGCCGCGTTGGTCTCGCACCAGACGCTGGTCTATGGGCTGGCGCCGGAAGCGCGCAGCCGGCTCAATGCGCTGCTGTTCACCGGGGTGTTCCTGGGCATGGCGGCCGGTGGTGCGCTGGGCGCGGTGGTGCTGGCGCACTTCGGGTGGCCGGGCGTGGCGACGCTGGCAACCGTGTCGGCAGGCGCCGCCCTGCTGGTCCGCATGCGCTGA
- a CDS encoding LysR family transcriptional regulator, giving the protein MSTPSAAPGADRIDLLATFVRIVESGSLSAAAVQLGTTQPTVSRRLQTLERLFGLHLIKRSTHQMTLTEDGERCYAHARALVDDWDAIQADLRGDVDVPRGRLRVVVPHAFGQAQLLEPMLQFMARHPQVTLEWMLEDQPVDFIADGIDCAIRVGPVQEPQLVAVPLAEVPRIVIAAPSLLEAADPRDPTLLPGLPWIALTTFYRDRFTLLPADDGPALRVDIQPRLLTDNLFVARRAAVSGLGAAVVSAWLVGDDLRDGRLVQLVPGWEAPPLPVHLVYPAARQMPSRLRAFIDAMKASLPHTHGMRSWPMPSP; this is encoded by the coding sequence ATGAGCACTCCCTCCGCGGCACCGGGTGCGGACCGTATCGACCTGCTGGCCACCTTTGTCCGCATCGTCGAAAGCGGCAGCCTCTCCGCCGCCGCCGTACAGCTCGGCACCACCCAGCCCACCGTCAGCCGCCGCCTGCAGACCCTGGAACGGCTGTTCGGCCTGCACCTGATCAAGCGTTCCACCCACCAGATGACGCTGACCGAAGACGGCGAACGCTGCTATGCGCACGCCCGGGCCCTGGTGGACGACTGGGACGCGATCCAGGCCGACCTGCGTGGTGACGTGGACGTGCCACGCGGGCGCCTGCGGGTGGTGGTGCCACATGCCTTCGGCCAGGCCCAGCTGCTGGAACCGATGCTGCAGTTCATGGCACGCCATCCCCAGGTCACGCTGGAGTGGATGCTGGAAGACCAGCCGGTGGACTTCATTGCCGATGGGATCGACTGCGCCATCCGGGTGGGACCCGTGCAGGAACCACAACTGGTGGCGGTTCCGCTGGCCGAAGTGCCGCGCATCGTCATCGCCGCGCCCTCGCTGCTGGAGGCGGCCGACCCACGCGACCCCACCCTGCTGCCCGGCCTGCCGTGGATCGCCCTGACCACCTTCTACCGCGACCGTTTCACCCTGCTGCCGGCCGATGACGGTCCGGCGCTGCGGGTGGACATCCAGCCGCGCCTGCTCACCGACAACCTGTTCGTGGCGCGCCGCGCGGCGGTGTCCGGACTGGGCGCAGCGGTGGTGTCGGCATGGCTGGTGGGCGATGACCTGCGCGACGGCCGGCTGGTGCAGCTGGTGCCCGGCTGGGAGGCGCCGCCGTTGCCGGTGCATCTGGTGTACCCGGCCGCGCGCCAGATGCCCTCGCGGCTGCGCGCCTTCATCGACGCCATGAAGGCCAGCCTGCCGCATACCCATGGCATGCGTTCGTGGCCGATGCCCTCACCTTGA
- a CDS encoding Nramp family divalent metal transporter codes for MSADPTSPTTSAWPQSTGDRPSLGEMHASVAVPRGGHWWFRLLAFLGPGYMVSVGYMDPGNWATDIAGGAQFGYLLLSVILLSNLMAIVLQGLSARLGIATGRDLAQACRDHFSRPVNLCLWVLCEIAIIACDLAEVIGTAIALKLLFGLPLMMGAIITAVDVVLVLWLMHRGFRALEAFVIALLLVIFACFAVQIALAAPPLQAVLGGFIPRAEVVTNPHALYLAIGIIGATVMPHNLYLHSSIVQTRAYPRTDSGRRSALRWAVTDSTIALMLALFINASILILAAAVFHASGRTDVQEIEQAHELLAPMLGVGLASTLFAVALLASGINSTVTATLAGQIVMEGFLRLRIAPWARRLLTRGIAIVPVVIVTAIYGEQGTARLLVLSQVVLSMQLPFAVIPLVMFVGDKARMGTLVAPRWLLTLAWVIAAVIVVLNVKLLTETLMG; via the coding sequence ATGAGCGCGGACCCCACCTCCCCGACCACCAGCGCATGGCCGCAGTCCACCGGCGATCGCCCCAGCCTGGGCGAGATGCACGCCAGCGTGGCCGTGCCCAGGGGCGGCCACTGGTGGTTCCGGCTGCTGGCCTTCCTGGGCCCCGGCTACATGGTGTCGGTGGGGTACATGGACCCGGGCAACTGGGCCACCGACATCGCCGGTGGCGCGCAGTTCGGCTACCTGCTGCTGTCGGTGATCCTGCTCTCCAACCTGATGGCCATCGTGCTGCAGGGGCTGTCGGCGCGGCTGGGCATCGCCACCGGGCGCGATCTGGCGCAGGCCTGCCGCGACCATTTCTCCAGACCGGTGAACCTGTGCCTGTGGGTGCTGTGCGAGATCGCGATCATCGCCTGCGACCTGGCCGAGGTGATCGGCACCGCCATCGCGCTCAAGCTGCTGTTCGGGTTGCCGCTGATGATGGGCGCGATCATCACCGCCGTGGACGTGGTGCTGGTGCTGTGGCTGATGCACCGTGGCTTCCGCGCGCTGGAAGCGTTCGTGATTGCCCTGCTGCTGGTGATCTTCGCCTGCTTCGCGGTGCAGATCGCGCTGGCCGCGCCGCCGCTGCAGGCGGTGCTGGGCGGGTTCATCCCGCGCGCGGAGGTGGTCACCAACCCGCATGCGCTGTACCTGGCCATCGGCATCATCGGGGCCACGGTGATGCCGCACAACCTGTACCTGCATTCGTCCATCGTGCAGACCCGCGCCTACCCGCGCACCGACAGCGGCCGGCGCAGCGCGCTGCGCTGGGCGGTGACCGACAGCACCATCGCGTTGATGCTGGCATTGTTCATCAACGCCTCGATCCTGATCCTGGCCGCGGCGGTGTTCCATGCCAGCGGGCGCACCGATGTGCAGGAGATCGAACAGGCCCATGAGCTGCTGGCGCCGATGCTGGGGGTCGGGCTGGCATCGACCTTGTTCGCGGTGGCGCTGCTCGCCTCGGGCATCAACTCCACGGTGACCGCCACCCTGGCCGGGCAGATCGTGATGGAGGGGTTCCTGCGCCTGCGCATCGCGCCCTGGGCGCGCCGCCTGCTGACCCGTGGCATCGCCATCGTGCCGGTGGTGATCGTCACCGCGATCTATGGCGAACAGGGAACGGCGCGGCTGCTGGTGCTGAGCCAGGTGGTGTTGTCGATGCAACTGCCATTCGCGGTGATTCCGCTGGTGATGTTCGTCGGTGACAAGGCACGGATGGGCACGCTGGTCGCGCCGCGGTGGCTCTTGACGCTGGCCTGGGTGATTGCCGCGGTGATCGTGGTGCTCAACGTGAAGCTGTTGACCGAGACGTTGATGGGGTGA
- a CDS encoding class I SAM-dependent methyltransferase gives MPHAASPPSQHDLWNGPAGDAWVQAQSLLDGMFAGFEPVLADPIAAEPDARVLDVGCGTGALCLAIADRLGPQGRCSGVDISAPMIAVARERALAAGKAIDFTVGDAQQHPFAPASLDRIVSRFGVMFFDDPVRAFGNLRRALRRGGRLHAIAWRSPADNPFMTTAERAAASLLTLPARAEGGPGQFAFADAGVVRKILDDSGWDHIDIAPLDVECSIARDALPTYVSLLGPVGQALRAEGLDPDLRQRVLSTVVDAFAPFVQGDRVVFTAACWSIQAA, from the coding sequence ATGCCCCACGCCGCATCCCCGCCTTCGCAGCACGACCTCTGGAACGGCCCGGCCGGCGATGCCTGGGTACAGGCGCAGTCGCTGCTCGACGGCATGTTCGCCGGCTTCGAGCCGGTTCTTGCCGATCCCATTGCCGCCGAGCCCGATGCGCGCGTGCTGGACGTCGGCTGCGGCACCGGGGCGCTCTGCCTGGCCATTGCCGATCGGCTGGGTCCGCAGGGCCGCTGCAGCGGGGTGGATATTTCCGCGCCGATGATCGCCGTGGCGCGCGAGCGGGCGCTGGCGGCGGGCAAGGCCATTGATTTCACCGTGGGCGATGCCCAGCAGCATCCCTTTGCCCCCGCCAGCCTGGACCGCATCGTGTCGCGGTTCGGGGTGATGTTCTTCGATGATCCGGTGCGCGCGTTCGGCAACCTGCGGCGGGCGCTTCGGCGTGGTGGCCGCCTGCATGCCATTGCCTGGCGCAGTCCGGCCGATAATCCGTTCATGACCACCGCCGAGCGCGCGGCAGCGTCGCTGCTGACCCTGCCGGCGCGGGCCGAAGGGGGGCCGGGACAGTTTGCGTTCGCCGATGCAGGCGTCGTGCGGAAGATCCTGGATGACAGTGGTTGGGATCACATCGACATCGCCCCGCTCGACGTGGAATGCAGCATCGCCCGCGACGCCTTGCCGACCTACGTGTCGTTGCTGGGACCGGTCGGACAGGCACTGCGCGCCGAAGGGCTGGATCCGGACCTCCGGCAGCGGGTGCTGTCGACCGTGGTCGACGCGTTCGCACCGTTCGTGCAGGGTGACCGGGTGGTGTTCACCGCCGCGTGCTGGTCGATCCAGGCCGCGTGA
- a CDS encoding FAD-binding protein has translation MKRRDCLKAGLALPLLPLVRKAAAGNSTGSRNALARARPGTAGWPSASEWDQLSNAVGGRLSIPVSPFLGDATTRAEALAQIQNPFFIGDQPGLTQTSGYHGAWLSRPSARVVAAANSADVAAAVDFARRHRLRLVVKGGGHSYHGTSCAPDSLLVWTRAMNAVELHDAFVAQGAPAGTAAQPAVSLGAGAMWIDAYDAVTTRAGRYVQGGGCTSVGVTGLVTGGGFGSFSKGFGTAAANLLEAEVVTADGRVRVVNATQDPELFWALKGGCAGSFGVVTRITLRTHVLPATFGGVSMKVRADSDDSFQALAAEVLRFCRDALCTPQWGEQLRFDSHRTFGASMVFQGLSQEQAAAVWAPFEAWVAARPQYTVIDPLQALALPAQHMWDADFFRKHAPTLIAEDTRAGAPATHMLWKGDQGQVGWYLHGYASAWMPSALLGDAQRDAAAAAICTAAAHMPVELHCNKGLFGAPAEALAASRDTATHPAVLDAFALALIGNAGGPVYAGSGGTVDEAKAREGAARVGRSYAALRAVLPRAPTYVSECDFFQRDWQQSFWGPHYPRLLAAKRRYDPDGLFVIHHGVGSEDWSADGFERRS, from the coding sequence ATGAAACGTCGTGACTGCCTGAAAGCCGGCCTTGCCCTGCCCTTGCTCCCGCTGGTTCGAAAAGCGGCCGCAGGCAATTCAACCGGGTCACGCAACGCCCTCGCTCGTGCCCGCCCCGGTACCGCCGGGTGGCCCTCTGCCAGCGAATGGGACCAGCTCTCCAACGCCGTCGGTGGACGGCTGTCGATCCCGGTGTCGCCCTTCCTCGGCGATGCCACCACCCGCGCCGAGGCACTGGCGCAGATCCAGAACCCCTTCTTCATCGGCGACCAGCCTGGGTTGACCCAGACCAGTGGCTACCACGGGGCCTGGCTCTCGCGGCCCAGCGCGCGGGTGGTAGCCGCCGCCAACAGCGCCGATGTGGCAGCGGCGGTCGATTTCGCGCGGCGGCACCGGCTGCGGTTGGTGGTCAAGGGCGGCGGGCACAGCTACCACGGCACCTCCTGCGCGCCCGATTCCCTGCTGGTCTGGACGCGCGCCATGAACGCGGTGGAACTGCACGATGCCTTCGTCGCGCAGGGCGCGCCCGCCGGTACCGCCGCGCAACCGGCGGTCAGCCTCGGCGCCGGGGCGATGTGGATCGATGCTTACGATGCAGTCACCACCCGCGCCGGCCGCTACGTCCAGGGCGGCGGCTGCACCTCGGTGGGCGTGACCGGGCTGGTCACCGGCGGCGGCTTCGGCAGCTTCTCCAAGGGCTTCGGCACCGCTGCCGCCAACCTGCTGGAAGCCGAAGTGGTCACCGCCGACGGCCGTGTGCGGGTGGTCAACGCGACCCAGGATCCCGAGCTGTTCTGGGCACTGAAGGGCGGCTGCGCCGGCAGCTTTGGCGTGGTGACCCGGATCACGCTGCGCACCCATGTACTGCCCGCCACGTTTGGCGGGGTGTCGATGAAGGTGCGGGCCGACAGCGACGACAGCTTCCAGGCGCTGGCCGCCGAAGTACTGCGCTTCTGCCGCGATGCCCTGTGCACGCCGCAGTGGGGCGAACAGCTGCGCTTCGACAGCCACCGCACCTTCGGGGCGTCGATGGTGTTCCAGGGGCTGAGCCAGGAACAGGCCGCCGCGGTGTGGGCCCCGTTTGAAGCGTGGGTGGCCGCGCGTCCGCAATACACCGTGATCGATCCCCTGCAGGCGTTGGCGTTGCCCGCCCAGCACATGTGGGACGCGGACTTCTTCCGCAAGCATGCCCCGACGCTGATCGCCGAAGATACCCGCGCGGGCGCGCCGGCCACGCACATGCTCTGGAAGGGCGACCAGGGCCAGGTGGGCTGGTACCTGCACGGCTATGCGTCGGCGTGGATGCCCTCGGCGCTGCTCGGCGATGCACAGCGCGATGCAGCGGCGGCGGCGATCTGCACGGCGGCCGCGCACATGCCGGTCGAACTGCACTGCAACAAGGGGCTGTTTGGCGCCCCGGCCGAGGCGCTTGCCGCCAGCCGCGACACCGCGACCCATCCGGCGGTGCTGGATGCGTTCGCGCTGGCGCTGATCGGGAATGCCGGTGGCCCGGTGTACGCGGGCAGTGGCGGAACGGTGGATGAGGCTAAAGCCCGCGAAGGGGCAGCGCGGGTCGGGCGTTCCTACGCCGCCCTGCGCGCGGTGCTGCCGCGCGCACCGACCTATGTGTCCGAGTGCGACTTCTTCCAGCGCGACTGGCAGCAGTCGTTCTGGGGCCCGCATTACCCTCGCCTGCTGGCGGCCAAGCGGCGCTATGACCCGGACGGCCTGTTCGTGATCCATCACGGCGTGGGCAGCGAGGACTGGAGCGCCGATGGCTTCGAACGGCGCAGCTGA